In Bombus affinis isolate iyBomAffi1 chromosome 11, iyBomAffi1.2, whole genome shotgun sequence, one genomic interval encodes:
- the LOC126922228 gene encoding E3 ubiquitin-protein ligase synoviolin A: MREAGIMLISTALTCAVIGNAYYQRKQFYPTVVHITKSNPSMTVIYTQGLILVFMINAFFRKIFFGTLRAAELEHLLEKVWYAVTETCLAFTVFRDDFSPKFIALFTLLLFLKSFHWLAEDRVDYMERSPVITWLFHLRVGTLLALLFAINLTMIHYAYNTTATKGPSVQLVFGFEYAILLTVVFNISVKYILHTIDLQSENPWDNKPVFLLYTELIIGLLKVILYVAFVTLMVKLYTLPLFALRAMYYTMRDFRKAFHDIVMSRRAIRNMNTLYPDATTEELAAADNVCIICREEMVSASKKLPCNHIFHTACLRSWFQRQQTCPTCRLNILRPVNNNQGNRQQNQAQAGPQVPQAPQAPGFNPIVQVLPAFWAGMQAAGAPAALQQQQQQPQQQQVSNATTQQQQAQNSGPNTPSTSFQNLAASGVPLFPPPFPTMVPLPPIPTPPPNLTELSEEELRAMEGNLRQAVEARIQTLQRIQLLLDAASAMMNQYQTAAVTANIPVPTATNNTNVTTDISSMAKQGTSKTACPELNSEQPQDNAEMNVPTANSPNDNVNTLSGINGNDVAPESSIRNDTESSSEQEMLRRRRLQKFSAHKCS, encoded by the exons ATGAGAGAGGCTGGAATAATGTTAATAAGCACAGCATTAACATGTGCTGTGATAGGCAACGCGTATTATCAAAGAAAACAGTTTTATCCAACAGTAGTTCACATAACCAAATCCAACCCTAGTATGACG GTAATCTATACACAAGGATTGATTCTAGTATTTATGATAAATGCTTTCTTTCGAAAGATATTTTTTGGTACCCTACGTGCTGCTGAACTTGAG CATTTGTTGGAAAAAGTATGGTATGCAGTAACTGAAACTTGTCTAGCATTTACAGTATTTAGAGATGACTTTAGTCCAAAATTCATAGCACTATTCACActtcttttatttttgaaatCATTTCACTGGTTGGCAGAAGATCGTGTAGATTAT ATGGAAAGAAGTCCTGTAATAACTTGGTTATTCCATCTTAGAGTTGGTACTCTATTGGCATTACTGTTTGCTATAAATTTAACCATGATTCATTATGCTTATAATACAACAGCAACAAAAGGTCCCTCAGTGCAACTTGTTTTTGGTTTTGAATATGCCATTCTCTTAACTGTTGTATTCAATATTAGTGTGaagtatatattacatacaATAGATCTACAAAGTGAAAATCCATGGGACAATAAACCAGTATTTTTATTGTacacagaattaataattgGGCTGTTGAAG GTTATTTTATATGTTGCTTTTGTCACTTTGATGGTCAAATTATATACTTTACCTTTGTTTGCACTTCGTGCAATGTATTATACAATGAGAGACTTTAGGAAAGCATTCCACGATATTGTAATGTCGCGTCGAGCTATCAGAAATATGAATACATTATATCCAGATGCTACGACAGAAGAATTAGCTGCTGCTGATAATGTATGCATTATATGCAG GGAAGAAATGGTGTCTGCAAGTAAAAAGTTACCATGTAATCATATTTTTCATACTGCCTGCCTTCGTTCTTGGTTCCAACGTCAACAAACGTGTCCCACATGCCGTTTAAATATCTTAAGACCTGTTAATAACAATCAAGGAAATAGGCAACAAAATCAAGCACAAGCAGGACCACAAGTGCCTCAAGCTCCACAAGCACCAGGATTTAATCCAATTG TTCAAGTCCTCCCAGCATTTTGGGCTGGGATGCAAGCTGCAGGGGCACCAGCAGCTttacaacaacagcaacaacagccaCAACAGCAACAAGTTTCAAATGCGACAACACAGCAACAACAAGCTCAAAATAGTGGGCCAAATACTCCATCAACCTCATTTCAAAATTTGGCAGCTAGTGGTGTACCGTTGTTTCCTCCACCATTCCCAACTATGGTACCGTTGCCTCCTATTCCTACGCCACCGCCGAACCTTACAGAATTAAGTGAAGAAGAACTTAGAGCAATGGAAGGTAATTTACGACAAGCCGTTGAAGCTAGAATACAAACGTTGCAAAGAATTCAGCTTCTATTAGATGCTGCCAGTGCTATGATGAATCAATATCAAACAGCAGCTGTTACTGCTAA TATTCCAGTGCCAACTGCAACAAATAACACGAATGTTACAACAGATATTTCTTCAATGGCAAAACAAGGAACATCTAAAACTGCATGTCCTGAACTTAACAGTGAGCAACCACAAGATAACGCTGAGATGAATGTTCCTACTGCAAATTCTCCTAATGATAATGTAAATACGTTATCAGGCATAAACGGTAATGATGTAGCTCCAGAATCATCAATTAGGAATGACACGGAATCTTCAAGTGAACAAGAAATGCTACGAAGACGTAGGCTACAAAAATTTTCAGCTCATAAATGTTCGTAA
- the LOC126922253 gene encoding cilia- and flagella-associated protein 36 codes for MNDKDDSAWVFDSLIGFLQGPIWSAPLITFIEEKSLIFEADVEENDEYQKIYQEYKNLVDLLLGCFMEDMGITPEQFEYACTVNKYTKMPIQFQQNLFEQIWAANEYEIFKRMMIQKNLELQLQALNMIEQKYGLTPASFMYEAGVLNEDPLVMEEIIQKHVLENDSEEDKNISSETSLIKEHERLTAKYNSERALLAEALKASQEENTPERDRTQSFLKEEDEDKEEDDESKIKGKDEEEEAEEEEEEEEKKEEADIPRFPKVVPLDSMSTDESKSEGPNISEEDIRNRQAYLKARRDKLVALKKEARSQRLEMNPSRPSSARSVAEATIKGEQELKLPEPLEPSILQVRKVLAARLQAEVVRKQTSQ; via the exons ATGAACGACAAAGACGACAGCGCTTGGGTCTTCGATTCCCTGATTGGTTTTCTTCAGGGTCCAATTTGGTCCGCGCCTCTGATCACTTTCATCGAAGAGAAGTCACTCA tatTTGAAGCGGACGTCGAGGAAAACGATGAGTATCAAAAGATATATCAGGAGTACAAAAATCTGGTGGACTTATTGCTTGGTTGTTTCATGGAAGACATGGGGATCACTCCGGAGCAATTCGAGTACGCTTGTACAGTGAATAAGTATACAAAAATGCCTATACAATTCCAACAG AACTTGTTCGAGCAAATATGGGCGGCGAACGAGTACGAGATATTCAAAAGAATGATGATTCAAAAGAATCTAGAGCTTCAACTGCAAGCTTTGAATATGATCGAGCAGAAGTATGGTCTTACACCTGCATCTTTCATGTACGAAGCAGGTGTATTGAATGAAGATCCTTTAGTCATGGAAGAAATCATTCA AAAACACGTTTTGGAGAATGATTCGGAAGAAGACAAGAACATATCGTCGGAAACTTCGTTGATCAAAGAACATGAACGTTTAACAGCTAAATATAACAGCGAACGAGCATTGTTAGCAGAAGCTCTAAAAGCGTCCCAAGAGGAAAATACTCCTGAAAGGGATCGTACACAGTCATTTTTAAAGGAAGAAGATGAAGATaaagaagaagacgacgaaAGCAAAATCAAAGGGAAAGACGAAGAAGAGGAggcggaggaggaggaggaggaagaagaaaagaaggaagaagcaGATATTCCAAGGTTCCCTAAAGTGGTTCCTCTTGATTCTATGTCCACGGACGAATCAAAATCAGAAGGACCAAAT atatcaGAAGAAGACATAAGAAATAGGCAGGCATATTTAAAAGCTAGACGCGATAAATTGGTAGCTTTGAAGAAAGAAGCAAGAAGTCAACGATTGGAAATGAATCCATCGAGGCCGAGTTCCGCGAGATCGGTAGCGGAAGCCACGATCAAAGGAGAACAAGAACTAAAATTACCGGAACCTCTGGAACCGTCCATATTACAAGTACGTAAAGTACTCGCTGCTCGCCTCCAAGCAGAGGTAGTGCGTAAGCAAACGAGCCAATAA
- the LOC126922269 gene encoding LHFPL tetraspan subfamily member 5 protein — protein MGSKIEYVESSHMYATNYIRNSKAIGVLWGIFTICYAIIGVVAFVTPEWLGDLEHENPGRFGLWTRCSYGGNGELGEECIGRLDDLSTIANIPFRVSTILVGVAVIIALLTICAMLLFFFCQSTTVFYLCAWMQVVSAISMAIGVCIYPLGWDSPLIRAVCGAAASRYNPGACAVRWAIPLAAIAALDAATLAALAFILASRHVRLQPEPFNNGSLYKGEVNPGYVNEAQSVAGSRKSLSLRPVLLVAPPEQDRYSELSRAKSHSHHSLYTPAPSHPAHTMSTNTLNHSQHNFQL, from the exons ATGGGCTCGAAGATAGAGTATGTGGAATCTTCTCATATGTACGCGACGAATTATATTCGTAATTCGAAGGCGATCGGTGTTCTCTGGGGTATTTTCACCATATGCTACGCTATAATCGGAGTCGTGGCATTTGTCACGCCGGAGTGGCTGGGCGATTTGGAACACGAGAATCCAGGAAGATTCGGCCTCTGGACCAGATGCAGCTACGGTGGTAatg GTGAATTGGGCGAGGAATGTATAGGCAGATTGGATGATCTGTCGACAATCGCGAACATTCCCTTCAGAGTAAGCACCATTCTAGTCGGCGTCGCTGTCATAATAGCTCTATTGACGATTTGCGCGatgcttctcttcttcttctgccAAAGTACGACTGTCTTCTATCTGTGCGCCTGGATGCAAGTAGTTTCAG CAATATCTATGGCGATTGGAGTTTGCATTTATCCCTTGGGCTGGGATTCACCTTTAATTCGAGCTGTCTGCGGTGCCGCTGCATCCAG ATACAATCCAGGAGCTTGCGCCGTTAGGTGGGCGATACCGTTAGCAGCAATCGCGGCTCTAGATGCTGCTACCTTGGCCGCGCTCGCTTTTATTCTAGCGTCCAGGCACGTCAGACTTCAACCTGAACCCTTCAATAACGGTTCCTTGTACAAAG GTGAAGTAAACCCAGGGTACGTGAACGAGGCGCAGAGTGTCGCTGGTTCTCGAAAATCCCTCTCCTTGCGGCCGGTGCTCTTGGTCGCTCCACCAGAACAGGATCGCTACAGCGAACTCTCCAGAGCGAAATCTCATTCACATCATAGCCTTTACACACCAGCGCCATCCCACCCGGCCCACACGATGTCGACGAATACCTTGAATCATTCTCaacataattttcaattgtAG
- the LOC126922220 gene encoding serine/threonine-protein phosphatase 4 regulatory subunit 3, with protein sequence MTDTRRRVKLYALNVDRQWDDRGTGHVSSSYIDRLKGISLLVRAESDGSVLLESRILPDTAYQKQQDTLIVWSEGENFDLALSFQEKAGCDEIWEKICQVQGKDPSVEITQDIVEESEDERFDDMSDAAPPIELPPCELSRLEDINELIGNYLSSQTRKDKLALALESEGYIKKLLNLFHTCEDLENIEGLHHLYDIFKNIFLLNKNTLFEVMFSEDIIFDVVGCLEYEPTLPQPKRHREYLRQLARFKQAIPITNAELLAKIHQTYRVQYIQDVVLPTPSVFEDNMLNTLSSFIFFNKVEIVTLIQDDEKFLTELFHQLTDEATSDSKRRDLVLFLKEFCNFSQNLQPQGKEAFYKTLTALGILPALEITLAMNDAQTKTASIDILTYIVEYSPSVVRDYTLQQINNTEQDQMLINVIVAQLVGDSDPELGGAVQLAGVLRLLLDPENMLASVNKSEKTDFLNYFYKNSIGTLIAPLLANTIGERPAREDYRTVQLLGLILELLSFCVEHHTYHIKNCILNKDLLKRILVLMKSTHTFLVLCALRFMRKIVALKDEFYNRYIIKGNLFAPVFDAFVRNNGRYNLLDSAILEMFEFIKLEDIKSLCSHVVENFSKELEAIDYVQTFKALKLRYEQHQDKLKDRDRAALDSVPSILRNSRYRRDQRQLDEEEEMWFNEEEDFDEGEAVVPAAAADLVPPASAKKQSSTSNSALNPALADSKSHHQQQQQQQSVLNNNTANNNITSQQSQINNTTTTTNESPITSEINPNSTIGTVEKAGTALFKKGLVDYEGDSDEEEEDTEVTPSPKRQRLS encoded by the exons ATGACGGACACACGTAGAAGAGTGAAGTTATATGCACTTAATGTTGATAGACAATGGGATGATCGTGGTACAGGTCACGTTTCTTCTTCATATATAGATAGACTGAAAGGAATTTCACTTTTAGTCAGAGCAGAGAGTGATGGTTCAGTTTTGTTGGAAAGTAGAATACTACCTGATACAGCATATCAGAAGCAACAG gaTACTTTAATAGTTTGGTCAGAAGGAGAAAATTTTGATTTAGCCTTAAGTTTTCAAGAAAAGGCTGGCTGTGATGAAATTTGGGAGAAAATATGTCAGGTCCAAGGAAAAGATCCATCTGTTGAAATTACCCAAGATATTGTCGAAGAGTCAGAAGATGAACGGTTTGATGATATGTCTGATGCTGCTCCTCCAATAGAATTACCTCCGTGTGAGTTAAGTCGACTGGAAGATATTAATGAACTTATAGGAAATTATTTATCTTCACAAACGAGGAAAGATAAATTAGCACTGGCTTTAGAATCAGAAGGCTATATCAAAAAACTATTAAATCTGTTTCATACTTGTGAAgatttagaaaacattgaagGATTGCATCATTTGTAtgacatatttaaaaatattttcctacTTAATAAGAATACATTATTTGAAGTTATGTTTAGCGAAGATATCATTTTCGATGTTGTTGGATGTTTGGAATACGAGCCAACATTACCTCAGCCAAAGAGGCATAGAGAATATCTTCGACAGTTAGCCAGATTTAAGCAAGCAATTCCTATTACAAATGCTGAATTATTAGCTAAAATTCACCAGACGTATCGAGTTCAATACATTCAGGATGTAGTCCTACCGACTCCGAGCGTATTTGAAGATAATATGTTAAACACATTGAGTagctttatattttttaataaggtCGAGATAGTGACCTTGATACAGGATGATGAGAAATTTCTTACTGAACTATTTCACCAATTAACTGACGAAGCGACATCAGATAGTAAGAGACGAGATCTAGTTCTTTTCTTAAAAgaattttgtaacttttctcaGAATCTACAACCACAAGGAAAGGAGGCCTTTTATAAAACTTTAACAGCACTTGGTATTTTACCCGCTCTAGAAATTACTTTGGCAATGAATGATGCCCAAACAAAAACAGCCAGTATAGATATATTGACTTATATTGTGGAATATTCTCCAAGTGTTGTTCGAGATTATACATTgcaacaaataaataatactgAACAGGACCAAATGTTAATAAATGTAATAGTTGCTCAACTCGTTGGCGATAGTGACCCAGAGTTGGGTGGAGCTGTACAATTAGCTGGTGTATTACGCCTGCTTCTTGATCCAGAAAACATGTTGGCTTCCgttaacaaatcagaaaagactGATTTCTTAAATTACTTCTACAAGAATAGTATCGGAACATTGATAGCACCATTGTTAGCAAACACAATCGGAGAACGACCAGCAAGAGAGGATTACAGAACAGTACAGCTTTTAGGATTGATCTTAGAGTTACTATCATTTTGTGTAGAGCATCATACATACCACATTAAGAATTGCATACTGAACAAAGATCTGCTTAAACGAATACTGGTTTTGATGAAATCAACACACACGTTTTTAGTATTGTGCGCTTTAAGGTTTATGAGAAAAATTGTAGCACTGAAGGATGAATTTTACAATAGATATATCATTAAAGGGAATTTATTTGCGCCTGTATTTGATGCATTTGTGAGAAATAACGGTAGATATAATTTGTTGGATTCTGCTATTCTTGAAATGTTTGAATTTATTAAACTG GAGGATATTAAATCGTTATGTTCGCACGTTGTTGAAAATTTCTCGAAAGAATTGGAAGCAATTGATTATGTACAAACATTTAAAGCTTTGAAATTAAGGTATGAACAGCATCAAGACAAGTTAAAGGATCGGGACAGAGCAGCTCTTGACAG CGTTCCATCCATATTGAGAAATAGTCGATACAGAAGGGACCAGAGACAGTTAGATGAAGAGGAGGAAATGTGGTTCAATGAAGAGGAAGACTTTGATGAGGGTGAGGCGGTCGTACCCGCAGCAGCAGCAGATCTTGTGCCTCCTGCTTCTGCTAAGAAACAGTCATCAACATCAAACTCTGCGCTTAATCCCGCCCTTGCAGATTCTAAAAGTCATCatcagcaacagcagcaacaacagtcCGTGTTGAACAATAATACGGCTAACAATAACATTACCTCGCAACAATCACAAATCAATAACACTACAACAACAACAAACGAATCTCCTATTACTTCGGAAATCAATCCAAATTCAACCATTGGCACAGTAGAGAAAGCTGGAACTGCACTATTTAAGAAG GGCTTGGTCGATTATGAAGGAGATTCAGACGAAGAAGAGGAGGATACGGAAGTAACACCATCTCCAAAACGACAAAGATTGTCATAG